The Thermus brockianus genome window below encodes:
- the aceB gene encoding malate synthase A, which yields MKGVEITKDHPLLGEVLTEEALKFVVALHREFNPVRKALLARRHELWERYKAGDKPDFLPETAFVRGGDWRVAEAPQDLLDRRVEITGPVDRKMIINALNSGAKVFMADFEDALSPTWDNVIQGQKNLYDAVRRQIDFVSPEGKAYRLKEKTATLVVRPRGWHLVEKHVRVDGEPISASLFDFGLYFFHNAHELLRRGSGPYFYLPKMESHLEARLWNEVFNFAQDYLQIPRGTIRATVLIETILAAFEMEEILYELKEHAAGLNAGRWDYIFSCIKKFATTAPIFPDRAQVTMTVPFMKAYTELLVKSCHIHEAHAIGGMAAFIPSRKDPEVNERAFQQVRADKEREASQGFDGTWVAHPDLVPVAQEVFDRYLGDKPHQKHVKRLDVQVKAEDLLNFTVPGGKVTEGGLRNNISVALQYLNQWLLGNGAAAIFNLMEDAATAEISRAQLWQWVHREAQLEDGRTVTPELYQKVKEEELAKLGGRGKERYKEAEEILDKLVLSEEFIEFLTLVAYEYLD from the coding sequence ATGAAGGGCGTGGAAATCACCAAAGACCATCCCCTCCTCGGGGAGGTGCTCACGGAGGAGGCCCTGAAGTTCGTGGTGGCCCTGCACCGGGAGTTCAACCCGGTGCGCAAGGCCCTTCTTGCCCGCCGGCACGAGCTTTGGGAGCGGTACAAGGCCGGGGACAAACCGGACTTTCTCCCAGAAACCGCCTTCGTCCGGGGCGGGGACTGGCGGGTGGCCGAGGCCCCCCAGGACCTCCTGGACCGCCGGGTGGAGATCACGGGCCCCGTGGACCGCAAGATGATCATCAACGCCCTGAACTCCGGGGCCAAGGTCTTCATGGCGGACTTTGAGGACGCCCTCTCCCCCACGTGGGACAACGTCATCCAGGGGCAGAAAAACCTCTACGACGCCGTGCGCCGCCAGATTGACTTCGTCTCCCCCGAGGGCAAGGCGTACCGCCTCAAGGAGAAGACCGCCACCCTGGTGGTGCGCCCCCGGGGCTGGCACCTGGTGGAAAAGCACGTGCGGGTGGACGGGGAGCCCATCTCGGCAAGCCTCTTTGACTTCGGGCTCTACTTCTTCCACAACGCCCACGAGCTCCTGAGGCGGGGAAGCGGGCCCTACTTCTACCTGCCCAAGATGGAAAGCCACCTCGAGGCCCGCCTCTGGAACGAGGTCTTCAACTTCGCCCAGGACTACCTCCAAATCCCCCGGGGCACCATCCGGGCCACGGTGCTCATTGAAACCATCCTGGCGGCCTTTGAGATGGAAGAAATCCTCTACGAGCTCAAGGAGCACGCCGCCGGGCTCAACGCCGGGCGGTGGGACTACATCTTTAGCTGCATCAAGAAGTTCGCCACCACCGCCCCCATCTTCCCCGACCGGGCCCAGGTGACCATGACCGTCCCCTTCATGAAGGCCTACACCGAGCTTTTGGTGAAGTCCTGCCACATCCACGAGGCCCACGCCATCGGGGGCATGGCCGCCTTCATCCCAAGCCGCAAGGACCCCGAGGTGAACGAGCGGGCCTTCCAGCAGGTGCGGGCGGACAAGGAGCGGGAGGCCTCCCAAGGCTTTGACGGCACCTGGGTGGCCCACCCCGACCTGGTGCCCGTGGCTCAAGAGGTCTTTGACCGCTACCTGGGGGACAAGCCCCACCAGAAACACGTGAAGCGCCTGGACGTGCAGGTGAAGGCGGAAGACCTCCTCAACTTCACGGTCCCCGGGGGCAAGGTGACGGAGGGAGGCCTCAGGAACAACATCTCCGTGGCCCTGCAGTACCTGAACCAGTGGCTTTTGGGCAACGGGGCCGCCGCCATCTTCAACCTCATGGAGGACGCCGCCACCGCCGAGATCAGCCGGGCGCAACTTTGGCAGTGGGTCCACCGGGAAGCCCAGCTGGAGGACGGGCGCACCGTGACCCCGGAGCTCTACCAAAAGGTCAAGGAGGAGGAGCTCGCCAAGCTGGGGGGCCGGGGGAAGGAGCGCTACAAGGAGGCGGAGGAGATCCTGGACAAGCTCGTCCTCTCGGAGGAATTCATAGAGTTCCTCACCCTGGTGGCCTACGAGTACCTGGACTAG
- a CDS encoding IclR family transcriptional regulator, with product MPRPREKGASGVKTLEKGLGVLEALGEQKEAGLSALAEATGLSKSTLYRLLQTLVRRGFAVEEGGVYRVGPKAFAVGQAYPRRDLLKAVRPEMEALAGETGESVNLAVPVDGEALYLDQVEGGQLVRLFTAPGSRAPLHATGVGKVFLAYRGVPEGLRLIPFTPHTKTRLAELLQELGEVRAQGYALDNEEKELGVRCVAAPVFGPSGEVVAAISLSAPASRLSLEAARRLAPRVMAAAQRASLRLGFSGSV from the coding sequence ATGCCGAGGCCGAGGGAAAAGGGCGCAAGCGGGGTGAAGACCTTGGAAAAGGGGCTTGGGGTTCTGGAAGCCTTGGGGGAGCAGAAGGAGGCGGGGCTTTCCGCCCTGGCCGAGGCCACGGGGCTATCCAAGAGCACCCTTTACCGCCTTCTCCAGACCCTGGTTCGCCGGGGCTTTGCCGTGGAGGAGGGAGGCGTGTACCGGGTGGGGCCCAAGGCCTTCGCCGTGGGGCAGGCCTACCCGAGGCGGGACCTCCTCAAGGCGGTGCGTCCGGAGATGGAGGCCTTGGCGGGGGAGACGGGGGAGAGCGTCAACCTGGCGGTGCCCGTGGACGGGGAGGCGCTTTACCTGGACCAGGTGGAGGGGGGGCAACTGGTGCGCCTCTTCACCGCTCCAGGAAGCCGTGCCCCCCTCCACGCCACCGGGGTGGGGAAGGTCTTCTTGGCCTACCGGGGGGTGCCCGAGGGCCTCCGCCTCATCCCCTTCACTCCCCATACCAAGACCCGCCTGGCGGAGCTCTTGCAGGAGCTCGGGGAGGTGCGGGCCCAGGGCTACGCCTTGGACAACGAGGAGAAGGAACTGGGGGTGCGGTGCGTGGCCGCTCCCGTCTTTGGCCCTTCGGGGGAGGTGGTGGCGGCCATCTCCCTCTCCGCCCCGGCGAGCCGGCTTTCCCTGGAGGCGGCCCGGCGGCTGGCCCCCCGGGTAATGGCGGCGGCCCAGCGCGCTTCCCTGCGCTTAGGGTTCTCAGGGAGCGTATAA
- the hspR gene encoding heat shock protein transcriptional repressor HspR, fused homodimer type: protein MDRVMDKDRPVYVISVAAELVEMHPQTLRLYERKGLIKPKRSGGKTRLYSERDIERLREIRRLTQELGVNLAGVEEIMRLRAELEALQARFEAEVARLKREIGDRFQELDRKALPAPGETQKPSPKDRPVYVISVAAELVEMHPQTLRLYERKGLIKPKRSGGKTRLYSERDIERLREIRRLTQELGVNLAGVEEIMRLRAELEALQARFEAEVARLRLLLLEEGKALEEGSMGA from the coding sequence ATGGACAGGGTCATGGACAAGGACCGCCCGGTCTATGTGATTTCGGTGGCGGCGGAGCTGGTGGAGATGCACCCGCAGACGCTGAGGCTTTACGAGCGGAAGGGGCTCATCAAGCCGAAGCGGTCTGGGGGGAAGACGCGGCTTTACTCGGAGCGGGACATTGAGCGGTTGCGGGAGATCCGGCGGCTGACGCAGGAACTGGGGGTGAACCTGGCGGGGGTGGAGGAGATCATGCGGCTAAGGGCGGAGCTGGAGGCCCTCCAGGCCCGCTTTGAAGCCGAGGTGGCAAGGCTCAAACGGGAGATTGGGGACCGTTTCCAGGAACTGGACCGCAAGGCCCTTCCCGCCCCCGGGGAGACGCAAAAGCCTTCCCCCAAGGACCGCCCGGTCTATGTGATTTCGGTGGCGGCGGAGCTGGTGGAGATGCACCCGCAGACGCTGAGGCTTTACGAGCGGAAGGGGCTCATCAAGCCGAAGCGGTCTGGGGGGAAGACGCGGCTTTACTCGGAGCGGGACATTGAGCGGTTGCGGGAGATCCGGCGGCTGACGCAGGAACTGGGGGTGAACCTGGCGGGGGTGGAGGAGATCATGCGGCTAAGGGCGGAGCTGGAGGCCCTCCAGGCCCGCTTTGAAGCCGAGGTGGCAAGGCTTCGCCTTCTCCTCTTGGAGGAGGGTAAGGCCCTGGAAGAGGGTAGCATGGGGGCGTGA
- a CDS encoding 2-phosphosulfolactate phosphatase, whose product MRLRVDVLPNEGAVYPDVVLVVDVIRATTTAACLLEAGAEALYLVESLEAARAFKDEDVVLAGEVGGLKPPGFDLGNSPREALEAPVGGKVVVMSTTNGTRAAHAAAKSAKHVLLASLYNAHAAARLAKELATEEVAILCAGKEGRAGLDDLYTAGVLAEYLGLLGEVEPEDGARIALAVKRAYQDPLEALSLSAAAQALKGVGLEGDVPFAAQVAKSAAVPILSGRVGDALIFKRAY is encoded by the coding sequence TTGCGCCTGAGGGTGGATGTGCTTCCGAACGAAGGGGCGGTTTACCCCGATGTGGTCCTGGTGGTGGACGTGATCCGGGCCACCACCACCGCCGCCTGCCTCCTGGAGGCGGGGGCGGAGGCCCTATACCTGGTGGAAAGCCTCGAGGCCGCCCGGGCCTTCAAGGACGAGGACGTGGTCCTGGCGGGGGAGGTGGGGGGGCTGAAGCCCCCCGGGTTTGACCTGGGGAACTCCCCCCGGGAGGCCCTGGAGGCCCCCGTGGGGGGCAAGGTGGTGGTGATGAGCACCACCAACGGCACCCGGGCGGCCCACGCCGCCGCCAAGTCCGCCAAGCATGTCCTCCTCGCCTCCCTCTACAACGCCCACGCCGCCGCCCGGCTCGCCAAGGAACTGGCCACGGAGGAGGTGGCCATCCTCTGCGCCGGCAAGGAAGGGCGGGCCGGGCTGGACGACCTCTACACCGCCGGGGTCTTGGCGGAGTACCTAGGCCTCTTGGGCGAGGTGGAGCCCGAGGACGGGGCCCGCATCGCCCTGGCCGTCAAGCGGGCCTACCAGGACCCCCTGGAGGCCCTAAGCCTTTCCGCCGCCGCCCAGGCCCTTAAAGGGGTGGGCCTGGAGGGGGACGTCCCCTTCGCCGCCCAGGTGGCCAAGAGCGCCGCCGTGCCCATCCTCTCCGGGCGGGTGGGGGACGCCCTCATCTTCAAGCGGGCCTACTGA
- a CDS encoding Crp/Fnr family transcriptional regulator — translation MRGSPLFQDLAPEEVALAHSYFQPLFFPKGKTIFQQGDLGQALYLVEAGRVRLYRTHLGGQEKTLGFLGPGEVFGEMSLLDPEERSASAEAEEDAHLLALYRESYLALIRRLPLLAHNLARILARRLRELNVEMDLLAFEEAQSRVAYALLKLHRQGHGPRFRLRHQDLAALAGASRETVTRVLHDLKDKGILALAPGEVEVRDFRLLEEVAFGLI, via the coding sequence ATGCGGGGAAGCCCCTTGTTCCAGGACCTGGCCCCGGAGGAGGTGGCGCTCGCCCACTCCTACTTCCAGCCCCTTTTCTTCCCCAAGGGGAAGACCATCTTCCAGCAGGGGGACCTGGGCCAAGCCCTTTACCTGGTGGAGGCGGGGCGGGTGCGGCTCTACCGCACCCACCTGGGCGGGCAGGAGAAGACCCTGGGCTTCCTAGGCCCCGGGGAGGTCTTCGGGGAGATGAGCCTCCTAGACCCAGAGGAAAGGAGCGCCAGCGCCGAAGCCGAGGAGGACGCCCACCTCCTCGCCCTCTACCGGGAAAGCTACCTGGCCCTCATCCGCCGCCTACCCCTCTTGGCCCACAACCTCGCCCGCATCCTGGCCCGGCGCCTGAGGGAACTCAACGTGGAGATGGACCTCCTCGCCTTTGAAGAGGCGCAAAGCCGGGTGGCCTACGCCCTCCTCAAGCTCCACCGCCAGGGGCACGGACCCCGCTTCCGCCTGCGCCACCAGGACCTGGCGGCCCTGGCGGGGGCGAGCCGGGAAACGGTGACCCGGGTCCTGCACGACCTAAAGGACAAGGGCATCCTGGCCCTGGCCCCGGGGGAGGTGGAGGTGCGGGACTTTCGGCTCCTGGAAGAGGTGGCCTTCGGCCTTATCTAG
- a CDS encoding ABC transporter ATP-binding protein, with the protein MRPVLEAQNLGFAYADGPLFRGISLRLGPGEVLAVLGPSGSGKTTLLHLLAGLLPLQEGEVCWEGTPIRELKEEALARRRLRFLGLVFQHHFLFPELTALENVLAPGYLAGWVDRAWGLCLLERLGLGGRAHFLPQRLSGGERQRVAVARALYLKPKLLLADEPTASLDRHQAREALALMRALAGEVGAALVLATHDEALVEGLPALRL; encoded by the coding sequence GTGCGCCCGGTCCTCGAGGCCCAAAACCTCGGCTTCGCCTACGCCGATGGCCCCCTTTTCCGGGGGATTTCCTTGCGGCTGGGGCCCGGGGAGGTCCTGGCCGTGCTTGGGCCTTCGGGAAGCGGCAAGACCACCCTCCTCCACCTCCTCGCCGGGCTTCTCCCCTTGCAGGAGGGAGAGGTGTGCTGGGAAGGGACGCCCATTCGGGAGCTAAAGGAAGAAGCCCTCGCCCGGCGCAGGCTCCGCTTTTTGGGCCTTGTCTTCCAGCACCACTTCCTCTTTCCCGAACTCACCGCCTTGGAGAACGTCCTGGCCCCCGGGTACTTGGCGGGATGGGTGGACCGGGCCTGGGGCCTTTGCCTCCTGGAGCGCCTGGGGCTTGGGGGGCGGGCCCACTTCCTGCCCCAGCGGCTTTCCGGGGGCGAGAGGCAACGGGTGGCGGTGGCCCGGGCCCTCTACCTCAAGCCCAAGCTCCTCCTGGCGGACGAGCCCACGGCGAGCCTGGACCGCCACCAAGCCCGGGAGGCCTTGGCCCTCATGCGCGCCTTGGCGGGGGAGGTGGGGGCGGCCCTGGTCCTCGCCACCCACGACGAGGCCCTGGTGGAAGGGCTTCCCGCCCTCAGGCTGTAG
- a CDS encoding purine-nucleoside phosphorylase, whose translation MSPIHVRGKPGDVAERVLLPGDPGRAEWIAKTFLDEPVVYNTHRGLLGYTGRYRGVPISVQTTGMGAPSASIVAEELVQLGARVLLRVGTCGAVDGALAPGDLVIAQGAVPLDGATRQYLGGLPYAPVPDPSLFRALWAKAEERGYPHHVGLVATEDAFYATTPEAARAWSRFGVLAFEMEASALFLLGRMRGVKAGAILTVSNRIGDPELAPPEVLQEGIRRMVEVALLALLEV comes from the coding sequence ATGAGTCCCATCCACGTGCGGGGAAAACCCGGGGATGTGGCGGAACGGGTACTCCTTCCCGGGGACCCGGGCCGGGCGGAATGGATCGCCAAGACGTTTTTGGATGAACCCGTGGTCTACAACACCCACCGGGGGCTTTTGGGCTACACGGGGCGCTACCGTGGGGTGCCCATCTCCGTCCAGACCACGGGGATGGGGGCTCCTTCCGCGAGCATCGTGGCGGAGGAGCTGGTGCAGCTTGGGGCCCGGGTTCTCCTCCGGGTGGGCACCTGCGGGGCGGTGGATGGGGCCTTGGCCCCTGGGGATTTGGTGATCGCCCAGGGGGCGGTGCCCCTGGACGGGGCCACCCGTCAGTACCTTGGGGGGCTTCCTTACGCCCCCGTGCCCGACCCTTCCCTCTTCCGCGCCCTTTGGGCCAAGGCGGAGGAGCGGGGCTACCCCCACCACGTGGGCCTGGTGGCCACCGAGGACGCCTTTTACGCCACCACCCCCGAGGCGGCCCGCGCGTGGAGCCGCTTTGGGGTCTTGGCCTTTGAGATGGAGGCGAGCGCCCTCTTCCTCCTGGGCCGGATGCGGGGGGTGAAGGCGGGGGCTATCCTTACGGTTTCCAACAGGATTGGCGACCCCGAACTCGCCCCGCCCGAGGTGCTCCAGGAGGGGATAAGGCGTATGGTGGAGGTGGCCCTATTGGCCTTGTTGGAGGTGTAG
- a CDS encoding enoyl-CoA hydratase/isomerase family protein, producing the protein MEHEHEHEFILEIPEFQHLTYEVEGNIALVTLRRPEALNALSREVLEELAQVAEVIHQDPEARVAIFTGEGRAFAAGADLKEIAALKDPFMAREYALLGQQVFAEIAALPIPTIAAIHGYALGGGLELALACDLRVAAKGAKLGLPEVGLGLIPGFGGTQRLPRLIGRGRALDLIFTGRHVEAEEALQLGLVNRVGEDALEEAKRLAQSILKNAPIALALAKESVVRGEGLDLAEALEIEADLFGYAAATEDMKEGVRAFLEKRAPEFKGE; encoded by the coding sequence ATGGAGCACGAACACGAGCACGAGTTCATCCTGGAAATCCCCGAGTTCCAGCACCTCACCTACGAGGTGGAGGGGAATATCGCCCTGGTAACCCTTAGGCGGCCCGAGGCCCTCAACGCCCTCTCCCGAGAGGTGCTGGAGGAGCTCGCCCAGGTGGCGGAGGTCATCCACCAAGACCCCGAGGCCCGGGTGGCCATCTTCACGGGGGAGGGGAGGGCGTTCGCCGCCGGGGCGGACCTCAAGGAGATCGCCGCCCTTAAAGACCCCTTCATGGCCCGGGAGTACGCCCTTTTGGGCCAGCAGGTCTTCGCCGAGATCGCCGCCTTGCCCATACCCACCATCGCCGCCATCCACGGGTACGCCTTGGGGGGCGGGCTGGAGCTCGCCCTGGCTTGCGACCTCCGGGTGGCGGCCAAGGGGGCCAAGCTGGGCCTTCCCGAGGTGGGCCTGGGGCTCATCCCCGGCTTTGGGGGCACCCAGCGCCTGCCCCGGCTCATCGGCCGGGGGCGGGCCTTGGACCTCATCTTCACCGGGCGGCACGTGGAGGCGGAGGAGGCCCTCCAGTTGGGCTTGGTCAACCGGGTGGGGGAGGACGCCCTGGAAGAGGCCAAGCGGCTTGCCCAGAGCATCCTCAAAAACGCCCCCATCGCCCTGGCCCTGGCCAAGGAGAGCGTGGTGCGGGGGGAGGGGCTGGATCTGGCGGAGGCGTTGGAGATAGAGGCGGACCTCTTCGGCTACGCCGCCGCCACCGAGGACATGAAGGAAGGGGTGCGGGCCTTCCTGGAAAAGCGGGCGCCGGAATTCAAGGGGGAGTGA
- a CDS encoding phosphohydrolase: protein MTGDRVVHVASPKAKLYAEADQAIRERLKPFPKALRAYELLIQDPEARAGWNMANYITMRKLGYNDHGRVHALLTGAASVAILGLLAEAGVRLDTLESGAGELEDAYVVVLLSTMLHDLGNQVHRDHHEAFGVSLALPILNRILERIYPDPEQRTALRALMLHSIYSHDLAPEPLTIEAGITAVADGTDITKGRGRKAFALGSIDIHSISALAVDEVRILKGEKVPVEIQVTMNNSAGIFQVEETLTKKVLRSPLRPYVTVVAMTEPNGAQDQRIVHRVRLHETEDRFVLD, encoded by the coding sequence ATGACGGGAGACCGCGTGGTCCACGTAGCCAGCCCCAAGGCCAAGCTCTACGCCGAGGCCGACCAGGCCATCCGGGAGCGCTTAAAGCCTTTTCCCAAGGCGCTTAGGGCTTACGAGCTCTTGATCCAAGACCCCGAGGCCCGGGCCGGTTGGAACATGGCCAACTACATCACCATGCGCAAGCTGGGCTACAACGACCACGGCCGGGTCCACGCCCTCCTCACCGGGGCGGCCAGCGTGGCCATCCTGGGCCTTTTGGCCGAGGCGGGGGTGCGCCTGGACACCCTGGAATCGGGGGCGGGGGAGCTGGAGGACGCCTACGTGGTGGTCCTCCTCTCCACCATGCTCCACGACCTGGGCAACCAGGTACACCGGGACCACCACGAGGCCTTTGGGGTGTCCTTGGCCCTGCCCATCCTGAACCGTATTCTGGAGAGGATCTACCCGGACCCCGAGCAACGCACCGCCTTAAGGGCCTTGATGCTCCACAGCATCTACAGCCACGACCTCGCCCCCGAACCCCTCACCATAGAGGCGGGCATCACCGCCGTGGCCGACGGCACGGACATCACCAAGGGCCGGGGCCGGAAGGCTTTTGCCCTGGGGAGCATTGACATTCACTCCATCAGCGCCCTAGCGGTGGACGAGGTGCGCATCCTAAAGGGCGAGAAGGTCCCCGTGGAGATCCAGGTGACCATGAACAACTCCGCGGGCATCTTCCAGGTGGAGGAGACCCTCACCAAGAAGGTCTTGCGAAGCCCCTTGCGCCCCTACGTCACCGTGGTAGCCATGACCGAGCCCAATGGGGCCCAGGACCAGCGGATCGTCCACCGGGTGCGCCTGCACGAGACGGAGGACCGCTTTGTTCTGGACTAA
- a CDS encoding DUF2267 domain-containing protein, with amino-acid sequence MSATGLEVFDTTLHKTHTWLKAIMQELGTEDRHRAYMALRAVLHALRDRLPVEEVAQLGAQLPMLIRGIYYEGWDPTGKPLKERHKEEFLAHVARELKTPSGPAMDPEAAVKAVFKVLGQKVVEGEIEDVRRLLPKELRELWPEG; translated from the coding sequence ATGAGCGCCACCGGTCTGGAGGTCTTTGACACCACCCTCCACAAGACCCACACCTGGCTCAAGGCCATCATGCAGGAGCTGGGCACGGAGGACCGGCACCGGGCCTACATGGCCCTCCGGGCCGTCCTCCACGCCCTTCGGGACCGCCTGCCCGTGGAGGAGGTAGCCCAGCTTGGGGCCCAGCTCCCCATGCTCATCCGGGGCATCTACTACGAGGGTTGGGACCCCACGGGCAAGCCCCTAAAGGAGCGGCACAAGGAGGAGTTCTTGGCCCACGTGGCCCGGGAGCTCAAAACCCCTTCCGGCCCAGCGATGGACCCCGAAGCGGCGGTGAAGGCGGTGTTCAAAGTCCTTGGGCAAAAGGTGGTGGAAGGGGAGATAGAGGACGTCCGCCGACTCCTTCCCAAGGAGCTAAGGGAGCTCTGGCCCGAAGGCTAG
- a CDS encoding dodecin, whose protein sequence is MGKVYKKVELVGTSGEGLEAAIQRALERAQKTLRHLDWFEVKEIRGTIGPQGVKEYQVVLEVGFRLEE, encoded by the coding sequence ATGGGCAAGGTTTACAAGAAGGTGGAGCTGGTGGGGACGAGCGGGGAGGGCCTCGAGGCGGCCATCCAAAGGGCTTTGGAGCGGGCGCAGAAGACCCTCCGCCACCTGGACTGGTTTGAGGTCAAGGAAATCCGGGGGACCATCGGCCCGCAAGGGGTTAAGGAGTACCAGGTGGTGCTGGAGGTGGGCTTCCGCCTGGAGGAGTAA
- a CDS encoding MBL fold metallo-hydrolase, producing MREILPGVFLLPVPIPYPLKTVNLYLLKGKGEVALVDTALATRTAQGSLELYLAELGLCFQNVKTVLLTHHHPDHYGLAGFFEGLGARVYLHAEELGRGHRFWLTPEAFEEASWRLFLDHGTPEEALLGIRETMAKTRERVHPPKEPLALEDGAVLEVAGRRLRAIWTPGHADGHVAFYLEEEGVLLAGDALLDHVSPNVGLWAYTRENPLKDFLNSLRRLAELPVRVAHAGHFGPIGNVKGRAQELLAHHQERLQALLTYLEGPKTAWELSLLLFPQDLDAAGRRFAFAETLAHLEYLRAEGTVGREGPPYRYFRV from the coding sequence ATGAGGGAAATCCTGCCCGGCGTCTTTCTCCTCCCCGTCCCCATCCCGTACCCCTTGAAGACGGTGAACCTCTACCTCCTCAAGGGAAAGGGAGAGGTGGCCCTGGTGGACACCGCCCTCGCCACCCGCACCGCCCAAGGGAGCCTGGAGCTTTACCTGGCGGAGCTCGGGCTCTGCTTCCAGAACGTGAAGACGGTCCTCCTCACCCACCACCACCCGGACCATTACGGGCTTGCGGGCTTCTTTGAGGGCCTCGGGGCGAGGGTGTACCTGCATGCAGAGGAGCTAGGCCGGGGCCACCGTTTCTGGCTCACCCCCGAGGCCTTTGAGGAGGCCTCCTGGCGGCTTTTCCTGGACCACGGCACCCCCGAGGAGGCCCTCTTGGGCATCCGGGAAACCATGGCCAAGACCCGCGAAAGGGTCCACCCGCCCAAGGAGCCCCTGGCCCTCGAGGACGGGGCGGTCTTGGAGGTGGCGGGGAGGAGGCTTAGGGCCATCTGGACCCCGGGCCACGCCGACGGGCACGTGGCCTTCTACCTGGAGGAGGAAGGGGTCCTCCTGGCAGGGGACGCCCTTTTGGACCACGTCTCCCCCAACGTGGGCCTTTGGGCCTACACCCGGGAAAACCCCCTTAAGGACTTCCTGAACTCCCTCAGGCGCCTGGCCGAGCTCCCCGTCCGGGTGGCCCACGCCGGGCACTTCGGCCCCATAGGGAACGTCAAGGGGCGGGCGCAAGAACTCCTCGCCCACCACCAGGAGCGCCTCCAAGCCCTCCTCACGTACCTGGAAGGCCCCAAAACCGCCTGGGAGCTCTCCCTCCTCCTCTTCCCCCAGGACCTGGACGCCGCCGGCCGCCGCTTCGCCTTCGCCGAAACCCTCGCCCACCTGGAGTACCTGCGGGCGGAAGGCACGGTGGGGCGGGAAGGCCCCCCGTACCGCTACTTCCGGGTTTAA
- a CDS encoding phosphoglucomutase, translating into MELRPTQEGFLGELAKDFTFAALARLAAGFGERLKGDGIGRVVVGHDARFLAREMAEEAAGVLSALGLETSLLPGPSPLPLFGFALEREGAAGLYLSAGRRPAHFQGVKLRLGPGKPLPGQEVPFLDPPAARGSFATLDVKRAYQEHLAQSAGGVPKRKGVVYLDAMGGAGGGVLPGVWKLLGLEAELRELHPLPHPLFYGVDPDPRPENLKTLQVLLKAQEPPALGLALDGDACRLRVYLPGAEALGDEAVLGHLKEALGGKGVEGDGEGGFRFPWHLKEPDPFLAALLLLGVLL; encoded by the coding sequence ATGGAGCTTCGTCCCACCCAAGAAGGCTTCCTGGGCGAGCTGGCCAAGGATTTCACCTTCGCCGCCCTGGCGCGCCTGGCGGCGGGCTTTGGCGAGCGCCTGAAGGGAGACGGCATAGGGCGGGTGGTGGTGGGCCACGATGCCCGCTTCCTGGCCCGGGAGATGGCGGAGGAGGCGGCGGGGGTGCTTTCGGCCCTCGGGCTGGAAACCTCCCTCCTTCCCGGGCCTTCCCCCCTCCCCCTTTTCGGCTTCGCCTTGGAGCGGGAGGGCGCGGCGGGGCTTTACCTCTCGGCGGGGCGGAGGCCCGCCCATTTCCAAGGGGTCAAGCTCCGCCTGGGCCCCGGGAAGCCCCTCCCTGGGCAGGAGGTACCCTTCCTAGATCCCCCGGCTGCCCGGGGAAGCTTCGCCACCCTGGACGTGAAGCGGGCCTACCAGGAGCACCTGGCGCAAAGCGCCGGGGGGGTGCCCAAGCGGAAGGGCGTGGTCTACCTGGACGCCATGGGGGGAGCGGGGGGCGGGGTTCTGCCCGGGGTGTGGAAGCTTTTGGGCCTCGAGGCCGAACTCCGGGAACTCCACCCCCTCCCCCACCCCCTCTTCTACGGGGTGGACCCGGACCCGAGGCCGGAGAACCTGAAAACCCTCCAGGTCCTCCTCAAGGCCCAAGAACCCCCCGCCCTGGGCCTGGCCCTGGACGGGGACGCCTGCCGGCTAAGGGTCTACCTCCCCGGGGCGGAGGCCTTGGGGGACGAGGCCGTCCTGGGACACCTTAAGGAGGCCCTGGGCGGCAAAGGGGTGGAGGGGGATGGGGAAGGGGGCTTCCGCTTCCCCTGGCACCTGAAGGAACCCGACCCCTTCCTCGCCGCCCTCCTCCTCCTGGGGGTCCTCCTATGA